From the Streptomyces pluripotens genome, one window contains:
- a CDS encoding XRE family transcriptional regulator, with the protein MQRSLTSSTPSPADPAILQGRVDQTWHLWHTSEHNRTEVGALLPDLIRDAETAVRALDGEQRRAALVALSDVYRLTGQATAYVAPAEMAWVVADRALSAAQAADQPAAKAAAAWNLGNILRETSYPEDALRVVTEAADLIRPHLDGAPDDWRGIYGALQLHAAVTVAREGRDGDAWRYWDRGDQVAKNLPANYVHPCTVFGRANVDFHAVSVATDLQRAQKALGLAADLDPDTMPSRERRARLWVEVARGHLQRGDTTAALHVMQMAHRIGAETVAYTPSARTVAAELWRGAPRSMRQEAGRLAEMVGVSTG; encoded by the coding sequence ATGCAACGCAGCCTCACCAGCAGCACACCATCACCGGCTGATCCCGCGATCCTGCAGGGCCGGGTGGACCAGACGTGGCACCTGTGGCACACCTCGGAACACAACCGCACCGAGGTCGGCGCGCTACTCCCGGACCTGATCCGGGACGCCGAGACTGCCGTGCGCGCCCTCGACGGCGAGCAGCGCCGCGCCGCACTGGTCGCCCTTTCCGACGTCTACCGGCTCACCGGGCAAGCCACCGCCTACGTCGCCCCCGCCGAGATGGCATGGGTAGTCGCCGACCGTGCCCTGTCCGCCGCGCAGGCCGCCGACCAGCCGGCCGCGAAAGCTGCCGCAGCCTGGAACTTGGGCAACATCCTGCGCGAGACCTCATATCCAGAGGATGCGCTGCGCGTCGTCACCGAGGCCGCCGACCTGATCCGGCCGCACCTCGACGGCGCGCCGGACGACTGGCGCGGCATCTACGGCGCCCTGCAGCTCCACGCGGCCGTCACCGTCGCCCGCGAGGGACGCGACGGCGACGCCTGGCGCTACTGGGACCGCGGCGACCAGGTCGCCAAGAACCTCCCTGCCAACTACGTGCACCCCTGCACCGTGTTCGGGAGGGCCAACGTGGATTTCCATGCCGTGTCCGTCGCAACCGACCTGCAGCGAGCGCAGAAGGCCCTCGGCCTGGCAGCCGACTTGGACCCGGACACGATGCCCTCTCGTGAGCGGCGGGCCCGCCTGTGGGTCGAAGTCGCTCGCGGCCACCTCCAGCGCGGCGACACCACGGCCGCCCTGCACGTCATGCAGATGGCGCACCGCATCGGTGCGGAAACCGTCGCCTACACCCCGTCTGCCCGCACTGTGGCCGCCGAACTGTGGCGTGGCGCCCCCAGGTCGATGCGGCAAGAGGCCGGCCGGCTCGCCGAGATGGTGGGCGTGAGCACCGGCTGA
- a CDS encoding helix-turn-helix domain-containing protein: protein MDLSADLSTGERIRVLRESRGMSRASLAQLCGRGTDWLKKIESGERELRSHTLLLRLAAALQVHDLAALTGRDSGPAASVPLGRLAHPAMPAI from the coding sequence GTGGACCTGTCAGCAGACCTCAGCACCGGCGAGCGTATCCGCGTACTGCGGGAGTCCCGCGGCATGTCCCGGGCCTCCCTGGCCCAGCTCTGCGGACGCGGCACCGACTGGCTGAAGAAGATCGAGTCCGGCGAACGGGAGCTGCGGTCGCACACGTTGCTGCTGCGCCTCGCCGCCGCCCTCCAGGTGCACGACCTGGCAGCGCTCACCGGCCGGGACAGCGGGCCCGCGGCGAGTGTCCCGCTCGGCCGCCTCGCCCACCCGGCCATGCCCGCAATCTGA
- a CDS encoding IS3 family transposase: protein MLHIASHHTYGVPRVHAELRHLGRQVNRKRVARVMRERDIRGINRRKRRSLPRSLENFAAANRRYHLRRGLVRVRRLVPRPHPHLTQRPLYGPCRPYRGRSLLFPGH, encoded by the coding sequence GTGCTGCACATCGCCTCCCACCACACCTACGGTGTCCCGCGCGTCCACGCCGAACTGCGCCATTTGGGCCGACAGGTGAACCGCAAGCGCGTTGCCCGCGTGATGCGTGAGCGCGACATCCGCGGCATCAACCGGCGCAAGAGGCGTTCACTGCCCCGGTCGCTGGAGAACTTCGCCGCCGCCAACCGGCGCTATCACCTTCGGCGTGGCCTGGTGCGCGTTCGCCGCCTGGTTCCTCGTCCACATCCTCACCTGACACAACGCCCCCTGTACGGCCCATGTCGGCCGTACAGGGGGCGTTCTTTGCTGTTCCCGGGGCATTGA
- a CDS encoding ISAs1 family transposase, with protein MCRQSATVCLIKSPTRQHRLIGPLALRLRTLADPRHRRGKRHSFVSVLLVACSAVLTGARSFAAIGQWAASAPQDTLARLGARATTVLNVRIAPSAATIRRVLNAACPGGLADLLGSDPAGADTLAVDGKSARGSRHGEIPAAHLLAAITGAGLTVTQLRVPGKTNEITCFDALLAPYDLTGVTVSADALHCQRDHARFLVEEKKAHYAFTVKRNQKNLHRQLATLPWEKASAKFYDRTDAHGRLETRVVQALTITDLGVDFPHAVQVAKIVRHRTQRKTGKRSRETVYVITDLASREASPERIAKIVRSQWIIENRLHFVRDTAFAEDASTVRTGHGPDNMATLRSFAINTLRASGHANIAAGLREMSYDGFRRPLDLLGLA; from the coding sequence ATGTGCCGTCAGTCTGCCACCGTCTGTCTGATCAAGTCGCCCACCCGTCAGCACCGGTTGATCGGACCGCTGGCCCTGCGGCTGCGGACCTTGGCCGACCCCCGGCATCGGCGCGGGAAGCGTCACTCGTTCGTGAGCGTGCTGCTGGTGGCCTGCTCGGCGGTGCTGACCGGAGCCCGTTCCTTCGCCGCGATCGGCCAGTGGGCAGCGAGCGCCCCGCAGGACACGCTCGCCCGGCTCGGCGCCCGCGCCACGACGGTCTTGAACGTGCGCATCGCGCCGAGTGCGGCGACCATCCGCCGCGTCCTGAACGCCGCCTGCCCCGGCGGGCTCGCCGACCTGCTCGGATCCGATCCGGCCGGGGCGGACACCCTCGCGGTGGATGGCAAGAGCGCCCGCGGCTCGCGCCACGGCGAGATCCCGGCCGCCCATCTGCTGGCCGCGATCACCGGCGCCGGCCTGACCGTCACCCAACTGCGGGTCCCCGGCAAGACGAACGAAATCACCTGCTTTGATGCCTTGCTGGCGCCCTACGACCTGACCGGCGTCACGGTCTCCGCGGATGCCCTGCACTGCCAGCGCGATCACGCCCGGTTCCTCGTCGAGGAGAAGAAGGCGCACTACGCCTTCACCGTGAAGCGCAACCAGAAGAACCTGCACCGCCAACTCGCCACCCTGCCCTGGGAGAAGGCGAGTGCGAAGTTCTACGACCGCACCGATGCCCACGGACGCCTGGAGACCCGCGTCGTGCAGGCCCTGACCATCACCGACCTCGGCGTCGACTTCCCCCACGCGGTCCAGGTCGCGAAGATCGTCCGGCACCGCACTCAGCGCAAGACCGGCAAACGCAGCCGCGAGACGGTCTACGTCATCACGGACCTGGCCAGCCGCGAAGCCTCCCCCGAGCGCATCGCGAAGATCGTCCGTTCGCAGTGGATCATCGAGAACCGTCTCCACTTCGTCCGAGACACCGCCTTCGCCGAGGACGCCTCCACGGTCCGAACCGGACACGGCCCGGACAACATGGCCACCCTCCGCAGCTTCGCGATCAACACACTGCGAGCCTCCGGCCACGCGAACATCGCGGCCGGACTCCGCGAGATGTCCTACGACGGCTTCCGCCGACCACTGGACCTCCTCGGCCTTGCCTGA
- a CDS encoding transposase: MQGEWAGEMVGPDVWETCRELIPAGSVFAFLAEHREVLFPPGMFTDMYPSSNGRPSLPPQVLAVTVVLQSLHGLSDFETVQELRCDLRWKAACGLGLYDTAFDPSLLTYFRRRLRHSADPTRIFTKVKEVVAGTGVLKGKQRRALDSTVLDDAVATQDTVTQIISAARRVIREVPGAQETAEQWCTAHDYTPL, from the coding sequence ATGCAGGGGGAATGGGCCGGAGAGATGGTCGGGCCGGATGTGTGGGAGACCTGCCGGGAGTTGATCCCGGCAGGGAGTGTGTTCGCGTTCCTCGCCGAGCATCGCGAGGTGCTGTTCCCGCCAGGAATGTTCACCGACATGTACCCCTCGTCCAACGGCCGTCCGAGTCTGCCGCCGCAGGTCCTGGCCGTGACGGTGGTGCTGCAGAGCCTGCACGGGCTGTCGGACTTCGAGACAGTCCAGGAGTTGCGGTGTGACCTGCGGTGGAAGGCCGCCTGCGGGCTCGGCCTGTACGACACCGCTTTCGACCCGTCGCTGCTGACGTACTTCCGGCGCCGGCTGCGTCACTCGGCCGACCCGACGCGGATCTTCACCAAGGTCAAAGAGGTCGTGGCCGGGACCGGCGTGCTCAAGGGCAAGCAGCGGCGGGCACTGGACTCCACCGTCCTCGATGACGCGGTGGCCACCCAGGACACCGTCACCCAGATCATCTCCGCCGCCCGACGGGTGATCCGTGAGGTCCCCGGCGCGCAGGAGACCGCGGAGCAGTGGTGCACGGCACACGACTACACCCCTCTCTGA
- a CDS encoding transposase, whose product MSRTNSSEQVPAPRPKRRRFSAEYKLRIVAEYDAAPAGDKGAILRRERLYHSHVIEWRQARDAGALEKLTDHRTSPTRPKKHPAEAENDKLRRQVERLEKEVAKRDAALEVLGKTHALLEALSKSAD is encoded by the coding sequence ATGTCCCGTACCAATTCTTCCGAGCAGGTTCCCGCTCCGCGGCCGAAGCGTCGTCGCTTCTCGGCCGAGTACAAGTTGCGCATCGTCGCCGAGTACGACGCCGCCCCCGCCGGAGACAAGGGCGCGATTCTGCGCCGGGAGAGGCTGTACCACTCCCACGTCATCGAGTGGCGTCAGGCCAGAGACGCCGGCGCGCTGGAGAAGCTGACCGACCACCGCACCAGCCCCACCCGCCCGAAGAAGCACCCCGCCGAGGCCGAGAACGACAAGCTGCGGCGTCAGGTGGAGCGGCTGGAGAAGGAGGTTGCGAAGCGGGATGCCGCGCTGGAGGTGCTGGGAAAAACACACGCGCTCTTGGAAGCACTCTCCAAGAGCGCGGACTGA
- a CDS encoding IS3 family transposase — protein sequence MEELTPYLGIVAACRIAGRSRATHHRRLNPAPPRPKAPRPTPVNALSDTERQAVLELMNRPEYVDLPPAQIYARELDDGRYHCSERTMYRILKEAGQDGERRRQATHPPHTVPELVADGPSQVWSWDITCLAGPAKGIWYHGYVILDIYSRYAVGHTVEAAESAARAEELIREAIDRNGIVPHTVHADRGTSMTSKQVSQMLLDLGVTRSHSRPRVSNDNPFSESQFRTTKYQPDYPERFDSLAHAREWMDAFISHYNHVHRHSGIGYHTPASVHFGTAELVREQRAATLTAAFEQHPERFNRRPAPPTIPQQAWINDPARRREPQQHNS from the coding sequence GTGGAGGAGCTGACCCCGTACCTGGGCATCGTGGCGGCGTGCCGGATCGCCGGACGCTCCCGGGCCACCCATCACCGGCGGCTGAACCCGGCCCCGCCCAGACCCAAGGCGCCGAGGCCCACGCCGGTCAACGCCTTGTCGGACACCGAGCGGCAGGCGGTACTGGAGCTGATGAACCGGCCCGAGTACGTGGACCTGCCACCCGCGCAGATCTACGCCCGGGAACTGGACGACGGCCGCTATCACTGCTCCGAGCGCACCATGTACCGGATCCTGAAGGAGGCCGGGCAGGACGGTGAACGCCGCCGTCAGGCCACCCACCCGCCCCACACGGTTCCCGAGCTCGTGGCCGACGGCCCCTCGCAGGTATGGAGTTGGGACATCACGTGCCTGGCCGGCCCGGCGAAGGGAATCTGGTACCACGGCTACGTCATCCTGGACATCTACTCCCGCTACGCCGTCGGCCACACCGTCGAGGCGGCCGAATCCGCCGCGCGGGCCGAGGAGTTGATCCGTGAGGCGATCGACCGCAACGGGATCGTGCCGCACACCGTGCACGCCGACCGCGGCACCTCCATGACGTCCAAGCAGGTCTCCCAGATGCTCCTCGACCTCGGCGTGACCCGTAGCCACTCCAGGCCCAGGGTCAGCAACGACAACCCGTTCAGCGAGAGCCAGTTCCGCACCACGAAGTACCAGCCGGACTACCCAGAACGCTTCGATTCCCTCGCCCACGCGCGGGAGTGGATGGACGCGTTCATCTCGCACTACAACCACGTGCACAGGCATTCCGGGATCGGCTACCACACCCCCGCCAGCGTCCACTTCGGCACCGCCGAACTCGTCCGCGAGCAGCGGGCGGCCACCCTCACAGCCGCCTTCGAGCAGCATCCCGAACGCTTCAACCGCCGCCCCGCACCACCGACGATTCCCCAGCAGGCATGGATCAACGACCCCGCCAGGCGGCGTGAACCACAGCAACACAACTCATAG